Proteins encoded by one window of Acidimicrobiales bacterium:
- a CDS encoding FAD-dependent thymidylate synthase — translation MGSPDTGVYAVEEWTGEEADVLRRYFTNLNGPVFALVNLPEVVKGALFARYSRSSKSLRRLFLDEFVGDLDISGDAGVDATVGLARAEQLYDKVFFEYGDDSVAQLGGVHLACEQASNVLTKVLERGRLMSYMEKSTRYVAYDTRLPNGRYRYYRDPAILDSPLGARYVGDMDRLFDAYRDMLPVVQALFAARHPKQPGDSDFAWRQSVRAKAFDTLRGLLPAAATSNLGIYASGQAYEALLIRMRAHPLPEARLYARLILDELRKVIPSWVKRVDVPDRGGAHTEYIESTSDSMRRLAGEMFGPPETASPSPAGEPQVTLVDWDPAGEEKIVAAMLYPYTHLPESALLERVARMGTEDRLDVMRRYAGERANRRHRPGRALERCSYRFDVVSDYGAFRDLQRHRLLTVEWQDLTPAHGYTMPDDLGEAGLEPAYAAAMERSASLWEALSCSGFSPSQAAYAVALAYRIRYVMQMNAREAMHVVELRTTPQGHPEYRRVCQQMWRLIAGQAGHRALAAMMSHADLDDDAGEGLGRLEGERRAETRRTARSLP, via the coding sequence ATGGGGAGTCCGGACACCGGCGTGTACGCCGTCGAGGAATGGACCGGCGAGGAGGCCGACGTCCTCCGCCGCTACTTCACCAATCTGAACGGCCCCGTCTTCGCCTTGGTCAACCTCCCAGAAGTGGTCAAAGGCGCTCTTTTCGCCCGCTACTCCCGTTCCAGCAAGAGCCTGCGCCGTCTGTTCCTCGACGAGTTCGTCGGGGATCTCGACATCAGCGGCGACGCCGGCGTCGACGCGACGGTGGGCTTGGCGAGAGCCGAGCAGCTCTACGACAAGGTCTTCTTCGAGTACGGCGACGATTCGGTCGCCCAGCTGGGCGGCGTCCACCTGGCGTGCGAGCAGGCATCGAACGTGCTCACCAAGGTGCTCGAGCGAGGCCGGCTCATGAGCTACATGGAGAAGTCGACCCGCTACGTCGCCTACGACACCCGCCTCCCCAACGGCCGCTACCGCTACTACCGCGACCCGGCGATCCTCGACTCGCCGCTCGGCGCCCGCTACGTGGGCGACATGGACCGCCTCTTCGACGCCTACCGGGACATGCTGCCGGTGGTCCAGGCTCTTTTCGCCGCCCGCCATCCGAAGCAGCCCGGCGACTCGGACTTCGCCTGGCGCCAGTCGGTGCGGGCGAAGGCCTTCGACACCCTGCGCGGCCTTCTCCCCGCAGCGGCGACGTCCAACCTGGGCATCTACGCCTCCGGCCAGGCTTACGAGGCGCTCCTGATCCGCATGAGGGCCCATCCTCTGCCCGAGGCGCGGCTCTACGCCCGCCTGATCCTCGACGAGCTGCGCAAGGTGATCCCCTCATGGGTCAAGCGCGTGGACGTCCCGGACCGAGGCGGGGCGCACACCGAGTACATCGAGTCCACCTCGGACTCGATGCGTCGGCTCGCCGGCGAGATGTTCGGCCCGCCCGAGACCGCCTCGCCCTCGCCGGCGGGCGAGCCGCAGGTGACGCTCGTCGACTGGGACCCCGCCGGCGAAGAGAAGATCGTGGCCGCGATGCTCTACCCCTACACCCACCTGCCCGAGTCGGCCCTCTTGGAGCGGGTCGCCCGGATGGGCACGGAGGACCGCCTCGACGTGATGCGGCGCTACGCCGGCGAGCGCGCCAACCGCCGCCACCGCCCCGGGCGGGCGCTGGAGCGCTGCTCCTACCGCTTCGACGTGGTGTCCGACTACGGGGCGTTCCGGGATCTGCAGAGGCACAGGCTGCTGACCGTCGAATGGCAGGACCTCACTCCTGCCCACGGCTACACGATGCCCGACGACCTGGGAGAGGCAGGCCTCGAGCCGGCCTACGCGGCAGCGATGGAGCGCTCCGCCAGCCTGTGGGAAGCCCTGTCGTGCTCCGGCTTCAGCCCTTCACAGGCCGCCTACGCCGTCGCCCTCGCCTACCGGATCCGGTATGTGATGCAGATGAACGCCCGCGAGGCGATGCACGTCGTCGAGCTTCGGACCACCCCGCAAGGCCATCCCGAGTACCGCCGGGTCTGCCAGCAGATGTGGCGCCTGATCGCCGGGCAGGCCGGGCATCGGGCGCTCGCCGCCATGATGAGCCACGCCGACCTCGACGACGACGCCGGGGAGGGCCTCGGCCGCCTCGAGGGGGAGCGGCGCGCCGAGACGCGCCGCACCGCTCGCAGCCTCCCGTAA
- a CDS encoding transglycosylase SLT domain-containing protein, with protein sequence MPRPIRLAALSLLVAVLAAAGVADYGTGGGYVVQPGDSLWAIATEHGTTVDELAAVNHLDPAAILPVGIVLTIPGTGVTPQAAAPPTGSSSCNGLSPGGGPTGVLPSLLAESPQRLSLRPYFEEWASHYGVPAAMVEAVAWQESGWQQGIVSATGAVGVGQIEPGTASFISNVLIGEPLDPSSVSDNIRMSAAFLAYLYRLEGGSVCATLAAYYEGPLNLAERGMFADTQEYVADVEALIPRFE encoded by the coding sequence ATGCCACGCCCCATCAGGCTCGCAGCCCTGAGCCTGCTCGTCGCGGTGCTGGCGGCCGCGGGCGTAGCCGACTATGGCACGGGCGGGGGCTACGTGGTGCAGCCCGGCGACTCGCTGTGGGCGATCGCCACCGAGCACGGCACCACCGTCGACGAGCTCGCCGCGGTCAACCACCTCGACCCCGCCGCCATCCTGCCCGTGGGGATCGTGCTCACCATCCCCGGGACCGGGGTCACCCCGCAGGCAGCGGCCCCGCCGACGGGATCGTCGTCCTGCAACGGCCTGTCCCCCGGGGGCGGTCCGACGGGGGTGCTGCCCTCCCTCCTGGCAGAGTCCCCGCAGCGCCTCTCCCTTCGCCCCTACTTCGAGGAATGGGCGTCCCACTACGGCGTGCCGGCGGCCATGGTCGAGGCCGTCGCCTGGCAGGAGTCGGGCTGGCAGCAGGGGATCGTCTCGGCCACCGGTGCCGTCGGGGTCGGCCAGATCGAGCCCGGTACGGCGTCGTTCATCTCCAACGTCCTCATCGGAGAGCCGCTCGACCCCTCCTCGGTCTCGGACAACATCCGCATGTCTGCCGCCTTCCTCGCCTACCTGTACCGCCTGGAGGGAGGCAGCGTCTGCGCGACGCTCGCCGCCTACTACGAGGGTCCGCTCAACCTGGCAGAGCGGGGCATGTTCGCGGACACCCAGGAGTACGTGGCCGACGTGGAGGCTCTGATCCCGCGCTTCGAGTGA
- the lepB gene encoding signal peptidase I — protein MAILAAAVLAAFLLRTYVVQPYYIPSASMYPTLKVGDKVLVNKLAYDFHPVHRGDVIVFRKPPGEYSANITDLIKRVIGLPGETISAHGGSVYINGRKLAEPWLPRGVTTGAFGPVHIPKGDYFVMGDNRGDSEDSRAIGPISGKLIVGRAFLIVWPPSQIGTL, from the coding sequence GTGGCGATCCTCGCCGCCGCGGTGCTGGCGGCGTTCCTGCTGCGCACCTACGTCGTCCAGCCCTACTACATACCGTCGGCGTCGATGTACCCGACCCTCAAGGTCGGCGACAAGGTGCTGGTCAACAAGCTCGCCTACGACTTCCACCCGGTTCACCGCGGCGACGTGATCGTGTTCCGGAAGCCGCCCGGCGAGTACAGCGCCAACATCACCGACCTGATCAAGCGGGTGATCGGCCTGCCCGGCGAGACGATCTCGGCTCACGGCGGCTCCGTGTACATAAACGGCCGGAAGCTCGCCGAGCCCTGGCTGCCACGCGGCGTGACGACCGGCGCCTTCGGACCGGTCCACATACCCAAAGGCGACTATTTCGTGATGGGGGACAACCGGGGAGACTCCGAGGATTCGCGCGCCATCGGCCCCATCTCCGGCAAGCTCATCGTCGGGCGGGCTTTCCTCATCGTCTGGCCACCGAGCCAGATAGGCACCCTCTAG
- a CDS encoding twin-arginine translocase TatA/TatE family subunit: protein MLDLSPEKLFVLGVLAMLVLGPERLPSAARTLGRWLGQLRSMSSSFQEEVRQALHEPEAAISQAVAELRPAQIRRNVRQAVTSTLAPPAAPSAPAAPEASVVPLAAPGGPTAGPGIPAGPAGHPDDPALN, encoded by the coding sequence GTGCTGGATCTGAGCCCCGAGAAGCTGTTCGTTCTCGGTGTGCTGGCGATGCTCGTCCTCGGGCCAGAGAGGCTTCCTTCCGCTGCCCGCACCCTCGGCCGGTGGCTGGGGCAGCTCAGGTCGATGTCCTCGTCTTTCCAGGAGGAGGTCCGCCAGGCTCTTCACGAACCGGAGGCGGCGATCAGCCAGGCGGTGGCCGAGCTGCGCCCCGCACAGATCCGCCGCAACGTCCGCCAAGCGGTCACGTCGACCCTCGCCCCGCCGGCGGCCCCTTCTGCGCCTGCAGCGCCGGAAGCCTCGGTCGTGCCGCTGGCGGCTCCCGGCGGGCCCACAGCGGGTCCTGGGATCCCCGCCGGGCCGGCCGGCCATCCTGACGACCCCGCTTTGAACTGA
- a CDS encoding glycerophosphodiester phosphodiesterase → MRKNTTTPIPPRLPIGFAHRGARAERRENTIDAFTRALELGASGLESDAWLTADGVVVLDHDGVTGPPWRHRAISAQERSSLPAHIPSLAELYERCGAGFELSLDVKDAAALPAVLDTARRHGAAGRLWLCYHDWRPMAAWRRAAPEVHLVESSNLHWMKEGLSARVSALAAAGIDALNLHASQWDADLVREARSAGVLAFAWDGQTAEVLDRLLGFGVDAVYSDHVERMVAAISRAAVARA, encoded by the coding sequence ATGCGGAAAAACACGACAACGCCCATCCCCCCGAGGCTCCCCATCGGCTTCGCCCACCGGGGGGCGCGCGCCGAGCGGCGGGAAAACACCATCGACGCTTTCACCCGTGCTCTCGAGCTCGGCGCCTCCGGGTTGGAGAGCGACGCCTGGCTGACCGCCGACGGGGTGGTGGTCCTCGACCACGACGGGGTGACCGGTCCGCCGTGGCGCCACCGGGCTATCTCCGCCCAGGAGCGCTCTTCGCTGCCGGCGCACATCCCATCCCTCGCCGAGCTCTACGAGCGCTGCGGCGCCGGGTTCGAGCTTTCCCTCGACGTGAAGGACGCCGCGGCGCTGCCGGCAGTGCTCGACACGGCCCGTCGCCACGGCGCCGCCGGGCGCTTGTGGCTTTGCTACCACGACTGGCGGCCGATGGCCGCATGGCGGCGGGCCGCCCCCGAGGTGCACCTGGTCGAGTCGTCCAACCTGCACTGGATGAAGGAAGGGCTCTCCGCCCGGGTGTCGGCACTGGCGGCCGCCGGCATAGACGCCCTCAACCTGCACGCCTCGCAGTGGGACGCCGATCTGGTCAGGGAGGCGCGTTCGGCGGGGGTGCTGGCGTTCGCGTGGGACGGCCAGACCGCCGAGGTGCTGGACCGCCTGCTGGGTTTCGGCGTCGACGCCGTCTACAGCGACCATGTGGAGCGGATGGTGGCCGCCATCTCGAGGGCCGCTGTTGCCCGCGCCTAG
- the tatC gene encoding twin-arginine translocase subunit TatC — protein MTLYEHLAELRRRLVVAILAVGVAAVVVWFLYNSIVHFMLQPYHDFLVSHRAKNITNGQLVITGPLEGFTTRLKVSVYGGAALASPVVLWELWRFITPALYKNEKRYVLPFFAAGMVLFAGGVATAVLVFPKAIDWLISVSGTGIVPLFSPSRYFTLYMAMCLVFGAVFMYPLVLVFLELVEVVPSSTWRRWRRPAIVVICIVAAVITPSSDPFSFLAMAVPMLVLYEASIVVGRLLKK, from the coding sequence ATGACCCTCTACGAGCACCTCGCCGAGCTTCGCCGGCGCCTGGTGGTGGCGATCCTCGCCGTCGGGGTCGCCGCGGTGGTCGTGTGGTTCCTCTACAACTCGATCGTCCACTTCATGCTCCAGCCCTACCACGACTTCCTGGTCAGCCACCGGGCGAAGAACATCACCAACGGCCAGCTGGTCATAACCGGGCCGCTCGAGGGGTTCACGACCCGGCTCAAGGTCTCCGTCTACGGGGGAGCGGCGCTGGCGTCGCCGGTCGTGCTGTGGGAGCTGTGGAGGTTCATAACCCCGGCGCTCTACAAGAACGAGAAGCGCTACGTGCTGCCCTTCTTCGCCGCGGGCATGGTCCTCTTCGCCGGCGGGGTGGCCACCGCCGTGCTCGTGTTCCCAAAGGCGATCGACTGGCTGATCAGCGTCAGCGGCACCGGGATCGTCCCCCTCTTCTCCCCGTCCAGGTACTTCACCTTGTACATGGCCATGTGCCTGGTCTTCGGAGCGGTGTTCATGTACCCGCTGGTGCTGGTGTTCCTCGAGCTCGTCGAGGTGGTCCCCAGCTCCACTTGGAGGCGCTGGAGGCGCCCGGCGATCGTGGTGATCTGCATCGTGGCGGCGGTGATCACCCCTAGCAGCGACCCGTTCTCGTTCCTGGCGATGGCGGTGCCGATGCTGGTGCTCTACGAGGCGAGCATCGTGGTGGGCCGGCTGCTCAAGAAGTGA
- a CDS encoding DEAD/DEAH box helicase: MSRASFVAGLGFDLDDFQVRALDALDAGGSVVVAAPTGSGKTVVAQYAVERALQAGGKAFYTTPLKALSNQKYSELVARHGGASVGLLTGDNSLNPGAPVVVMTTEVLRNMIYASSDALDRLRYVILDEVHYLQNAYRGPVWEEVIIHAPPGVDLVCLSATVSNAEELADWIATVRGATEAVIEDRRPVVLHDLYLLGDKTSDGLLLLPTLLDGRPNPEAAALDSKTLRHPGMRGRPRGRLFSPRRVEVVDLLHERAMLPAIYFIFSRAGCDDAVAQCLREGGRLTTAEERRETRAIAERHVEALSDDDLRVLDYPAWLAGLEAGYAAHHAGLVPPFKEAVEECFAAGLVKVVFATETLSLGINMPARTVVIEKLTKYSGERHEFLTPGEYTQLTGRAGRRGIDDVGYAVVLWSPFVPFDQVAALAGTRTYALTSSFRPTYNMAANLVRRYPPDVAHHLLNLSFAQYRADSDVVRLETQLQRSTEALAEARSAARCELGDVEEYRRLVRSGEQTAPRGASAAAQVSAALERIRPGDVLALPGAPRSGRVAVLSTARRRGGEVRLRGVTADQKLVSLSSRDFAAPPVALARLELPAPYTPNSESFQRRVARSLQSARPGSPPPAAVPVGTPGPEGTSLTGPDDAGSGGEHPVASCPDARAHLRAAERAERLARDVERLERRVKGRLESLARQFDRVLRVLEAWGYVDGWRLTEAGERLARLYHEADLLVAESLSQGFLDGLSPPEMAAAVSFFTFESRSPSQPSPWFPTPRVRRRWSQVSQLAAELNAAEDDAGLPFTRPPDPGFAGLAFAWASGEELAEVISDEEISGGDFVRNVKQLVDLLRQLGDTAPEPATAGAARSAAEALMRGVVAASSAPPV; encoded by the coding sequence GTGAGCCGGGCCAGCTTCGTCGCCGGGCTCGGCTTCGACCTCGACGACTTCCAGGTCCGCGCCCTCGACGCCCTCGACGCCGGCGGCAGCGTAGTCGTGGCCGCGCCGACCGGGTCGGGGAAGACGGTCGTCGCCCAGTACGCCGTCGAGCGCGCCCTGCAGGCAGGGGGCAAGGCCTTCTACACCACGCCGTTGAAGGCCCTGTCCAACCAGAAGTACTCGGAGCTGGTCGCCCGTCACGGAGGCGCCTCTGTCGGCCTGCTCACCGGGGACAACTCGCTCAACCCGGGAGCCCCCGTGGTGGTCATGACCACCGAGGTCCTGCGCAACATGATCTACGCCTCCTCGGACGCCCTCGACCGCCTGCGCTACGTGATCCTCGACGAGGTCCACTACCTGCAGAACGCCTACCGGGGGCCGGTGTGGGAGGAGGTGATCATCCACGCCCCGCCGGGCGTGGACCTGGTCTGCCTGTCGGCTACGGTGTCCAACGCCGAGGAGCTCGCCGACTGGATAGCGACGGTGCGCGGCGCCACCGAGGCGGTGATCGAGGACCGCCGCCCCGTGGTGCTGCACGACTTGTACCTGCTCGGCGACAAGACCAGCGACGGCCTGCTCCTGTTGCCCACCCTGCTCGACGGCCGTCCCAACCCCGAGGCGGCGGCGCTCGACTCCAAGACGCTCCGCCACCCCGGGATGCGGGGCCGGCCCCGTGGACGGCTGTTCAGCCCCCGCCGGGTGGAGGTGGTCGACCTGCTCCACGAGCGGGCGATGCTGCCCGCCATCTACTTCATCTTCTCGCGCGCCGGCTGCGACGACGCCGTTGCGCAGTGCCTTCGCGAAGGCGGTCGCCTCACCACCGCCGAGGAGCGTCGCGAGACCCGGGCGATCGCCGAGCGCCACGTCGAGGCGCTGAGCGACGACGACCTGCGGGTCCTCGACTACCCGGCGTGGCTCGCCGGCCTGGAGGCGGGCTACGCCGCCCACCACGCCGGCCTGGTGCCGCCGTTCAAGGAGGCCGTCGAAGAGTGCTTCGCCGCCGGGTTGGTCAAGGTCGTCTTCGCCACCGAAACCCTCTCCCTGGGCATCAACATGCCGGCCCGGACAGTGGTGATCGAGAAGCTCACCAAGTACAGCGGCGAGCGTCACGAGTTCCTCACCCCGGGGGAGTACACCCAGCTGACGGGACGGGCGGGTCGGCGGGGGATCGACGACGTGGGCTACGCAGTGGTCCTGTGGTCGCCGTTCGTCCCTTTCGACCAGGTGGCGGCCCTGGCCGGCACCCGCACCTACGCCCTGACCAGCAGCTTCCGCCCCACCTACAACATGGCGGCCAACCTGGTGCGCCGCTACCCCCCCGACGTCGCCCACCACCTTCTCAACCTGTCCTTCGCCCAGTACCGGGCTGACAGCGACGTCGTGCGCCTCGAGACGCAGCTGCAACGCTCGACCGAGGCGCTCGCCGAGGCGCGCTCGGCGGCCCGCTGCGAGCTCGGCGACGTCGAGGAGTACCGCCGACTCGTCCGATCCGGGGAGCAGACCGCCCCGCGGGGCGCGTCGGCCGCCGCGCAGGTGTCCGCCGCGCTCGAGCGGATCCGCCCCGGAGACGTGCTGGCGCTGCCGGGGGCCCCCCGCTCGGGCAGGGTCGCCGTGCTGTCCACCGCCCGTCGGCGCGGAGGAGAGGTTCGCCTGCGGGGGGTGACCGCGGACCAGAAGCTGGTCTCGTTGAGCAGCCGGGACTTCGCCGCGCCGCCCGTGGCGTTGGCCCGGCTCGAGCTGCCCGCCCCCTACACGCCGAACAGCGAGTCCTTCCAGCGGCGAGTCGCCCGCTCCTTGCAGTCCGCCCGGCCCGGCAGCCCCCCGCCGGCGGCCGTCCCCGTCGGGACGCCTGGACCGGAGGGGACGTCCCTCACCGGACCGGACGACGCCGGCTCCGGCGGCGAGCATCCGGTGGCCTCCTGCCCCGACGCCAGGGCTCACCTGCGCGCCGCCGAGCGCGCAGAACGCCTCGCCCGCGACGTGGAGAGGCTCGAAAGGAGGGTCAAAGGCCGCCTCGAGTCGCTGGCCCGCCAGTTCGACCGGGTGCTGCGCGTGCTCGAAGCGTGGGGGTACGTGGACGGGTGGCGCCTGACCGAGGCCGGCGAGCGCCTCGCCCGTCTCTACCACGAGGCAGACCTTCTCGTCGCCGAGTCGCTCTCCCAAGGGTTCCTCGACGGGCTGAGCCCGCCGGAGATGGCAGCGGCGGTGTCGTTCTTCACCTTCGAGAGCCGCAGTCCCTCCCAACCCTCACCGTGGTTCCCGACGCCGCGAGTCAGGCGGCGCTGGTCTCAGGTTTCGCAGTTGGCAGCCGAGCTGAACGCCGCCGAGGACGACGCCGGGCTGCCTTTCACCCGTCCCCCGGACCCGGGCTTCGCCGGCCTGGCGTTCGCCTGGGCGTCGGGGGAGGAGCTGGCCGAGGTCATATCCGACGAGGAGATCTCCGGGGGAGACTTCGTCCGCAACGTGAAGCAGCTGGTGGACCTGCTGCGCCAGCTCGGCGACACCGCCCCCGAGCCGGCCACCGCGGGGGCTGCCCGCTCGGCCGCCGAAGCCCTGATGCGCGGCGTGGTGGCCGCGTCGTCGGCGCCGCCGGTTTGA